GCTCAGAAAGTAGATTTCAAGACGTCACTCaagttgttattatttcttctcCACATTTCATATAAACTCCACCGCAAAAACAAATCAGACACTAAATTAGTAACTAATTCAAGAATTCCGATGCAAAAATCACTTTCTTAATTCTACATATTCGATAATGTCAGTTctcgaaaatatattattgattctGGATCTATGATTTCTGTAGTTCCGCGCGACTTTGAAATTCACTTTCTGAGCGTAATAGACCTTTTTATCGATTTGCTtgtgtttcggacagttgtcaaaaaattactcaacctaagaaagttaaatatattttatctttttcaatcagcgctttttgacaaggatagaagatataagatatatctttacttgattgaaaacagtccgaaacaaaaaaaaatcattttgtaaatgaaaagctcTATTGGTTGATAgcgtaaccaaagtaatatatatGAAATGGTAACCATTGACCTCATTGATCTTGCATACgatcaataagaaataagaatcatCAGGTCGTTACAAAGTTTTCCTATGATCGTTAATTAAAACCGGTTTAGCCATTAATTAGTAGTTACCGATCTATAAATAGAAGTAAAACTTTCAATCGTATTatcaatttgttgtaaaattgtTGTTATGTGCCAGCTACAATGCAGTTATCattaacatataattatttatttacttattcatTTCGGCTACAATGTAGTCCTCATTAATATGCATTATATTCTACTGGGAGATATCCATTAATGTATTGTACGCTATAATTTATAGTCGCGTAGAAAACATTACGTAGTTTTTGTAGGTGGAttcataatgaaatattttttagttttgaacaaattgaataatattttctatgtaaGTTGATAAATTCACCGCTACCtcgatagaaaataaaaaaatcgattcattatTAAGTTATAGACATTTTATAGTCAAAACGGTTAGGCGTAATCGTTAAGCAGTGTCGTAACAGTGCCTCTACTCTACCTGATCTACACATCTGACCTACCAACTTCAGATTATATCACCACTGGAACCTTTGCTGATAACACAGCTATTTTATCATCATACGAAGACCCTTCAGTGGCAGTCCAAATACTGTAGACGGAGCTTGATGATATTTTAACCAGATAAAAAAGTGGAGAATCAAGGTTAATGAATTTAAATCCGTTAATGTTACTTTACGGAAAGGCATCTACCGGTGAAGCTCAACAATCTAAGAGCCCGGGCCCACAAGCAGACAATGTAATGTACTTAGGATTAAACTTGGCTCACTTGGCAAAAACAAATAATGACCAAACGAAAACAACTAGATCTACAGATCCCGATGCTCTTTTGGCTAATTGATCGTTGATCACAACTATACGATCCGATCGGGCCAAAAGGGAGTAAGGAAACTTACGCCCTCTATGTCATCCGACTCCTTAATTATACTTTCATGTGTAGTAAGatttttacaatcaattttttctaagaTACCGAAAGAATAACCCCCTTTTATCTCCATTTTCCGCTTGTCGATTAAAAAGGGTTCATCCTGTATGCATGTAATTAAGAATATATAAGTATAGAAGGCGGGGGAATTAAGTATTAGCAGCCCATGGTCTTATAATATTAAGATTAGAATTACATTATCTTATTTAACCACAGCGGTTTGACAGTGATGGGTTTATTGCATCATATgataataaagttataatatcaatttcactatttatttaaatgatttggttgttattttttatatcactttAATAACTTGTGCGATAGCATTGTTGTTAATTGTGTTACATTTCGTttgattcaattatattttggtGCTCATTgttaatgataattaatttaatattcgtcATTTGAGTAAttgtgaattattaaaaaatgtaagtattacataaataatttaatttgcatactggtcacagattataatttaatacaaaaaatggaTTCGTAAAAAACCACACATTTACatgctttattaaaattacaataataatatttattgtattttagttCACGTAACAATAATGCCATTTGTAAGACCTGACACAGTACCATTTCCATCTATATGGCATCGATTTGAACGTGTAAAAGATGGTCGAacacgaaaattttttgtacaagaTGCAACAGAAGACATGTTTCCATTTCTTTTAGATCGTATGATTGAATCATTCTGTCGAAACGAGCCTATGTGTAAAAGTTtgggtaatttatttttctatatttctatatttattttgtaagtatCTATGACGATCAAGAAAGTGGCTTCAAGAGTGGCAAAATGATAGatgcaaaatatgaattaaGAAAACAATGTAAGAATCTCTACTtgctaaaaaaacaacaaaaaggTCGGAATTTATGCGCTTTACTCTTGTAAGATAAGTACTAGTCTTTCGCAGTTCAAAAGAGATACGGCAGAGCTTAGAATTAAAATCTACTTACTACTATTTTTCCATTAAATCTCTTCGGAATCTtgcagattttcaaaaaaatatttcgaacatttttttcttgtagATGTTATAAGTGATCCTGAATCTGTAGACGCAGCGGAAATATCATGGCGTCAAGTTTTAGAACGTAAAATGTCTCTTGTATGCTTTGAAGAAGATCCTGAAATTCCAGGAAAACCAATCCGATTTGTGGGATGTAATTTGACGTATGTAGTGGAAAAAGATGATACTCCTTTGGAAGTAAGTGACGCTTTCTACCTAAAAAATCTATGTCGAATTTTCATTGAATCTTTATAGGTTTCGAGGTTCCTTGCAACCAAAAACGGCATTTTCTTTGCGATTGGATTATCTGTGAACATatctcaaatttgatgattcacgaattagattaattttttagctaccatctttttttatttgacgacaaacctttttttgaaaaccccGACTACAAAAATGTGCCAAGGATCTCACTATAAATACGCCACTGGTCGTAGGGatacaatttagaaaattaaaggTCATATTCGAAAATagcaacaaacaaaaaacttggTATTACAGctgctacaaaaatatttcaataaatgatttaattttaggtGAAAGTTGGCGAAAAATGGAAAACTGTATACGATGTCGTAGATTATTGCGAACGGGAAGGTAATAAAGTATTGAAACCTAGCACATATTTGGATGCTTTAGGTTTATTAGTTCTCCAACGATTTCAAGGAATGTCAATTGGAACAGAAATTCTAGAAGCccggtaaattatttaaaaatgttatttttttgcaataattaaCTTCCATTCTGTTTTCTTTCAGGATACCACTTTGTAAAGCTTTCAATATCCCTGTAACTGTTACATGCTTTTCAAATATAGCATCACAAAAAGTcgctttaaaatgtaaatttgaggatttatatgaaatatcatATGATGACTTAGAAAAAGTTGATCCTCGATTTAAGTTTGATGTAAAGACAACTAAAACAGTGCGACAGATGTATCGAatagttgaataaaattttatttttggatttttgattTTGGTAATTATTATTTCCTTCTCAAAAACATCCGAATTCTCATGAAATTAAATTGACATGGCAGTTTTGAAATCATACCACTCTAAACCCCCTTTTATCCTCAATATATTtcgtgtgaaattttttttgtctgttttttaaatattcgattttcaatCTCAAATAACTcggaaaatattgaattatcgAATTATGCTTGGAttacactttttgcttagaattcatctATGAATTCCGgttgtcattttaaaaaaaaattttccacctACCAAGGAGGGTTCATTACCATCGCCTGGGCAAAAACACTCGGCATCGTATTACTTGTGTTTTTTTGGCGTTTTATACACTTACCGttaaattttcaagtcaatAGGAGCTATAGGAAAGAATTAAGATATTTAAGCCTCGTTTACTAGTGTATATATTTAAGTAAGAATATAAAAGTCGCAAAACCCCGCGTGGGTGGGAGGGTTTGGTATAAGCAGCTCATGGTCTTAAGATAAGAATTACATTTCATTATTAAACCACAGCGGTTTGACggtgatatatttatttcagcatatgataataaaattataatattaatttcactatttatttaaaagatccGGTTGTTTCTTATATCACTTGAAAAACTTGTGCTATAGCATTGTTGTTAATTGTAACAAttcgttttaattaattatattttagtattcattgttaatgataattaatttaatattcattatttgaatgattgtgaattattaaaaaatgtaagtatttacataaatttaacttGCAATATATTGTCCTCCCTTATTCACAACTTACCTCCCACTTATccccccttttgttcacaattttatggattttaattttttggtgcggaacttttttgaaaaagaagttTTGCCCATTATATTCGCTGACAATGTAACTTTATATAGgtctaataattaaattaacctgatttttatactttttgggccTACATTACCCCATCCAcggattttaatcaaattactaaacgaaaaatttttttgcgttcttctcgattttttcaaagggtacaaaaatttttcccttacaaaaaattgcaaaaaatcgagaaattttttttatctctaatttctataaaacttagtatataaggtaattttgacccaaaaagtacaaaaatcgggtgcattcgaagactggtctaatagtttttgaaatacggactaaaatcgatccaaatattacgatatctcagaaactctgcatccaatcattaaattaacgtgatttttatactttttgggtcaaaattaccccatacatcgagtttcatcaaattccaatacAAAAACAGAACGCATACACTTTTGATTATGGACATTCTAAAGCCCATAGCTCAGAAACGTTTGCATTTGGATCATTGTACCCgtaaaaacttttaatcaagataaaaagatatacataatCTGGTAATATGAGCAAATTTAACCGAGACCAAATTCCCATAAGTTGAATACAGGCtcttttaaaacaacaaacgaAAGTCTATGGTTCGAATGTTATGTTCTGTAGAATTATCAAAAACGAACTAACGGACGTATCCACTTGGAATTTGGTATAGATATGTCTTTTGAAACATTATTCTGGAATAATAAGGAATAACTTAGCCTacttatattttagaaaaaagaatAGGGTTtcgcatcaaaaaattaaagcccatgaaattgtgaacaaaaaggtAAATAAGTGTAAAAGAAaagaaggctataacgcggtaacctttgtttttaaagttgaaattgctaGGATGACATAAATATTGCTCattacaatagggtattccactatttttgaaaaagtacttcaaaatgttgattttgctaataaaaagcaaccaaaaatttatttcggaaaaatacacacgctgtcttgccaaaaacttaaattaaattttaaaccttttttaaactgtcaaaaacgcgggcatcctatgtaatgacgtaatatgggtatcattatacgaaataacacaaataacttggacagatatattcatagacatctgtttataataaatataaatacttattatctatgtatatattatacccagctgtctacactgaactaactgatggtctatgactcataccgctatgacatcacagcagggcttacccgcgttttaggtcacgtgatattcagtttaaaaattacaatttttaattttaatattttaaaagaaaaatgtgcttttatgactcgaaatcagaatatttaagtatatttttacataaatttaatctttttgcaaatttcatgatttatttttgactaacgataataccctatttcatgtagttttttttttttaaacatgatttaaaatgtttagataaattattattttgtattcgtGAATGAATTTgtgaatttatcattttaaatgtttagatttaataattattttgtatttttgaagttaatatcttaaaacgtgataaatttagaaaatagttAGTTTAAGCACTgtcaaatgtttatattaattaaaaatatcattttacataatttgaatataaatttaatctatcattataataatatttattctattttagttCACGTAACAACAATGCCATTTGTAAGGCCTAACACAGTACCATTTCCATTTATATGGCATCGATTTGAACGTGTAAAAGATGGTCGAacacgaaaattttttgtacaagaTGCAACAGAAGACATGTTTCCATTTATTTTGGATCATATGATTGAAGTATTTTTCCGAAACGAGCCTGCGTGCAAACATttaggtaatttatttttctaagtaTCTATGACGATCAAGAATGTGGTCAACCAATAACCAATAGGAGGGCAAGATGGAAGATCCAGAATatgaattataaagaaaaaaaaattaaggaccCTTAGTTgctaaaaaatgataaaagcgAGAAATTTTTGCACTGTTTTACTCTCGCGGGTAAATAAGTATACTAATCTTTTGCACTTTTTTCTGGGCGACAAATAGTTAAACCACTGCCAGACCAATgaggtatttttaaaatcaaataaaaaaatgttaagttaTACAAAAGCGATACGACAGAACTTGGAAATAAAAtctactaattattttttcattaaatctcTTTAGAATCTTCtcgacttttaaaaaaatgttttcaaaatgacTTCTTGTAGATATTAATGGCGATCCTGAATCTGTAGAGGCAGCCGAAATATCATTTCGTAAAGTTTTAGAACGAAAAATGTCTCTTGTTTGTTTCGAAGAAGATCCTGAAATTCCAGGAAAACCAATTCGATTTGTGGGATGTAATTTGACGTACGTGGCAGAAAAAGATGATATTCTTTTAGGTGTAAGTTACATATTCTACCT
The Chrysoperla carnea chromosome 4, inChrCarn1.1, whole genome shotgun sequence genome window above contains:
- the LOC123298846 gene encoding uncharacterized protein LOC123298846, with protein sequence MPFVRPDTVPFPSIWHRFERVKDGRTRKFFVQDATEDMFPFLLDRMIESFCRNEPMCKSLDVISDPESVDAAEISWRQVLERKMSLVCFEEDPEIPGKPIRFVGCNLTYVVEKDDTPLEVKVGEKWKTVYDVVDYCEREGNKVLKPSTYLDALGLLVLQRFQGMSIGTEILEARIPLCKAFNIPVTVTCFSNIASQKVALKCKFEDLYEISYDDLEKVDPRFKFDVKTTKTVRQISVHVTTMPFVRPNTVPFPFIWHRFERVKDGRTRKFFVQDATEDMFPFILDHMIEVFFRNEPACKHLDINGDPESVEAAEISFRKVLERKMSLVCFEEDPEIPGKPIRFVGCNLTYVAEKDDILLGVKIGDKWKTLYDCRDYCKQEGNKVLKHDTYLEASGLSVLQRFQGMSIGTEILEARIPLCKAFNIPVTVTTFSNIASQKVALKCKFENLIEISYAELEKVDPRFKFGVKATETVRRMYRIVE